The Scleropages formosus chromosome 20, fSclFor1.1, whole genome shotgun sequence genomic interval GAGCTACCCCGAAGCGTGTTTTTTCCTGTGACAATGCAAACATTACCAGGATAACAAAATGCATCCCATACATATTTAGTCCGGTTTCCACAAGCAGTGAAGAACACAAAAGATCGACACTTGTAGAAAAGTACATACAACGTTCCGGCATTTCTTCATGATTTTGGACTGTTCGGTGGCCCACACGGTTATAGCCTCTCTTTTATATTGCTTCACAAGTGATGATACCTGttgatgaaacaaaaaaatattgtatattttatatacatataatacagtacacaTACAAAAAGGACCCAGACAAGAACACTTTCAAAACgcaaaaacacagcagatgaGAGCAAACAGACTCGTGACAGTCGTCACAGCtgaaatatatacagaaaaaatattatattcattttattttatttactaattATATTAATCGTATTTACTTTACTGCTATGCAGCCTACGTcgtgtgaaaaaataaacactgggtTCAATTCTGTGTTAAATGCGACACCCGGAGCTATAACACCCTTTCTCAACAGAAATCATTCTAACCAACTTTTCCATTAATACATGTCGGACCCCCGTCGACCGGCGAATTCACGAATTGGCTTTACCTTTCTAATCAGTAGGTCATTGTCCTCCTTGATTTCAATGTTCACAGGCACGTTTGGGAATTTCTCAAAGAGGTCCTCTAATAGTACGAACTGCCGGTCCTTTCCGGTGCTGTAATAGCCTTGGAAAAATCATTTGTTCCATGTGACGGGACAGTAATTCCGACATGAACTGATACCGCAGTTCATACTGCACAGCAGAACTCTGCAATTATTGTCACGTTCATTTCGATAAAAAGGAGCAGACATACAGGAGTCAGTATGTACCTTTGTGAAATGTCACTTCCAGCCTTTCCTTGTACAGCGGTAAACTCTGAAACAAAACCACAAGGGGGGCATTATCATGCGATTCAGATGGGTTCGCGTGTTACTGGTGGTGACGGctacaataaaatgtgtgaaaaataacatttggaaTTAAACCGATCATCGGTAAAACACTTAAATGTACGGTACAGTAGAACTTGAACCCAAACACCGTATTATGAACAAAAAAGCTACTGGAACATTTTCAGTCTGAGTTCCAGGCTCCAGAAAGAATGAGTGAATAGTTTCTATTAACCCGCTGCATTTCATCCAGTTCctcattttattcttattttattatttgatttACTCTCCCGCAGTGCCCTGGGCCTCGTGTTTTTGGAGTTAACTTGTGTTTCCTGGGTTGGTTTCGTAACTCTCCGTAGGACTACAGTACACCAGTCCGTGACGTTAAGCAAACTGTAAACCGCGTTGACCAAACTGTTAACAGCATTAACTAGCTGTGTCACAAGGTCAGGCCCCGAGCCCCCATTTCGCTCTCGTTATTCTTCTCCTTCTCATGAGGGTAATTATTACAGAACTCGGTACTGTGATTTCTGTGCTTTCTACAAAAACTCGGATTGCCGGAACCTCTTTGAAAGCTTCACGGGCTGAAATTGATCTGTTCCTCTGCAACTTCAAGCCTTCACTACTCTTAACGCCATTACTTTGGACGTAGCACCTGCAGCATCTCGACGTCAGATAAGGTAAAGTACGTAAAGTATGTCCTCGCCCCCATAAATTCATCTATAAATACTCCTGGTCCTGAACCAACCTTTATAGATCTGCATCTACGCCACTTTTCTGACCTTAAGAACCTAACTGCACCTTTGACTCACCCATCTCCAGCCTCCTTGTCACAACCCAATGTGGAGATCATCCTTGAGTTGCTTATTGAAACATTTCATAGTGTCCTTTGGGCATTTGAAAGACACTTGCCGGTACAATTATAATAACGTGAAAAGCAAAGATACTAAGAGAAGCACGAGTTACAACCTCTAGATTCAGTGACGAAATGTGGACGTCGTGTCCAGTCTGCCGAAGGAGGTTCTCGTCATGTGAGACGACAACGTGACCGTCGCGCGTCAGGTGGCAGTCCAGCTCCAGCATTTCTGTGCCCTCGTTTACAGCACTGGAACAATGAGGGCGGGTTAATACTTTACTATAGTGAACACTTATTCACTGTGTAAAAGGGGCCAGTTCAACTCACTGTGTAAATGCTTCCATTGTGCTTTCTATTCTCTCTCCAGCCCCTtgaggaaataaattaatatttaataaatttaatacgGTTTCAGATTTACTTAGAGCCGTAAATCCTTCGAATCCAGTTATTCGTTAAGATGCTGTACGTAACGCAAATGAGCCGGTTTGCTTGTAAGCGAACGGATATCATCTTACCCCCTCTGTGAGAAACGTGTCTGCTGTTGAAAGCTGGCCGTTTCTTCTTATGCAAGATGTGAGGGTTCTTCAGGAGGTACAGGGAGGTAAGGATGTAACCCCCTAACGCCGGAAAAACGTAGTAAAGCACCTTCCACAGCATATCCAAATCTGTCATGACGGTGATCACACTGTACTACACTATAGCCTTGCAATATCAACCTGTTAAATTtgagtatttttaaaaagatctttcaaaaatgtttttttaagtaaggaaagaaaaaaatagctaaAGGAGCAAATCAATTACAATATGAAGCAATCAGATGAAATTGTTGCTATTGCACTTTGCTCGTTGACTCCTACTGGTGTTGTGCTCCTTCTCTTGAGCTTCTCCACACCCTTATACGTCTCCTGCAGCATTTCCTGGTTTCTCCGGACCGTTCTTCTCCCTCACCTCCTACTCGTGTTTACGGAAAGGTCGCTCGTGAAACAGTTCCCACGAACCAGTGATCGATGTCATCTGCGGCGATGCCAGCTTCTTACCCTCAGCCAGCCTGCCGTTTTGACATATGACCCCTcatatttttagagaaaaaaattaaatgtatcttGTCACATTGTTCAGTAAAAATCTCATAACTGTACTATGTCTGGATTTAGACTCTATAATCAAATGAATATAGTACTGTAGCAGTAGCTATTTTTCCACAGCAACCCAAATTAAAatcttattaaaaatgtgaaacactgcGCAAATATTGTCAAAAATACTAAACCActataaacaatgcaaatatttaaagtgaaattatGGCATCTGGACACATTTCTCAGTACGGTTACATTTGAAGCGCTTGTTACGgttacaaaatataaatagtcTGGTTCCTCAATGATGCCTCATCAAATAAAGATGAAGATGagctgatgttttgtttttcattccttAGAAATATCACCCTTTTCTCTGTAGGGCCTGATAATACAGTGGGCTCTCGATACTGTAACAGGATCTAAGCTAAAATACTTTAGAAAGACATTAAAAGGTCTACGACAATCACCTTCGTGAACAAAATCACTCAGGATTCTCATGACTAAGACTTTTCTCATCCAGTCTGAAGTTGCTGACACAGCCTTGACCCTTAGACTTACTCCATCGGCCCTCACCACGCATTACTATTAATTTTACATGCTCATTTTGCGCTGGGACAAAATCTACGTAAACCAAACGTTAACATAAAGAGGTAGAGCCGCAGCAAGTACAAGACACATtagaatatttttcaaattaagtTTCCATGGGGAAGTTTAAGGTTAAAACAAGTGACTCCCACGCTGCGTCACGGAGATACGACCACATGCTAAGCCATCGAACCCAGTGTCTGACTTGTGGTGTAGTTTACCATTCCCACCCATGAATAAGCCATCATATGGCCTGCAGTTTCTCGTGGGCTTAATGATTAATCAGACGAGCAGCGTTACCGTCCACCAATTCCTGTGGCCGCACGGCCTACGCAACCATTCGCCCGGCTGTGGTTGAGCTTCGTGAAAATGTTCATAGACAGTTCGTCCTCGCATGACCTCACAGATATAAGGGTGGAGGGAGTCAAGTGATTGATACTCCCCTGTATCACATGTAATTCCAGTAATCGTGTAAAAATGGTTTTTTGACACAGCATGACAAAACAGAattgcatttactgtatttctgtaaTTAGTAAAAGGTTTATGCAAGTAAATCACTTCCCATAGTGAAAGCTATTTGAGTAATTTGTATTCCACTTggtcatttttttatattaaaaataactgatGTTTTGGACTGTCTGGTCATTACACTACCTGGTCATCTGAGGTCTAGTCATGCACagaactgtatatatataatccaggaaacaaaaaactaatAGTGGAGAGTGGAAAAAATTCACAAcaagctttatttttgttatttaattcaTATAATATTGATATAATGTATAGATTTACTATTAATCTGTATTCTGAGTATAGTATTAcataaattacttaaaataaatCCTTTTAATACATTGAAagaaaatttctgaaataaattggCTTTTATTACacccaaaagcaaaaaaaaccccacttttAAGTTGCTtgcctgtaataataataagccatAGCCATAAGTTTCAATTTAACACAAtaacaaacaggaaaaacatcGATTTTGCTACCTATACAGTCTATCCCATTCACTGTGTTTCACCGCAGATGTGGTCCTTTGTTTCGCTCGAGGCGAAATGccgttttctttactttttatacAACGCTTGAACGGGTGGGGTGTGAAATTAGCGAAAAAGCCAATGAATGACGAGAATCTTGCCCCCCAGGGAGATCCGTTTTCGTACAGCAACACCGTATCAAGCTGTTTAATACGACCACATCACACACCGCTATTTAAACCCCCGTTTACACTACGTCATACGCGACAGTCACTTTCTCTGTGGTCGGAATGGACAGCGGTCTGCTTGTGGAATTTCGGCATGCACAGGGATAACACATGCGGAAACTAGCAAGAATTCTTCAAACAGCCGTTTCTGTTTCGCTGCTTTTTTTGGAACATCTTTGTGAAATTAAAGCCGGTGGCCTTAAACTGAGAACAGCTCCTCGCAGCTGCACTGCCGTCTTGCGTCTGCGCATCCCGTCCTAAACAGAATGCCTCTGGTCTTCTAAAAATAGGATACAACATTACATTTCAGATATAAAACTGTATAGGCATATTACAAATATTCATATAAAGCAGGCAAGCCTAATTAGATATGGATTTTATCATCACAGCAGTAATGTAAGCCCTTTCAAAAACAATGTGGAGTCCAAACGCAGATGGacgggcgagagagagagaatggtgCGGATGGAGGATGTCTACTACTACTAGGATGTGCACGGTGACTGCGTATGAAACAGGGCGCCAAGGCAACACAGTGCAGCTCCCCCGATTTAGAGCGGTGGGGGGCATGGCGAAGCTCACCGAAGAGGCCCTCTGCAGGGTGACTCGTGATACGGGAGAGGAGCGCCCGTCAGGAATTGGACACACAGGGAAAGTTAACGGATCAGCAACAAAAGCTTTTTAAACTGCATTACAAAACCATGCTGGCAAATCGTTCTTACACGAGATTGCAGAGGGATACAAGGAACTGGGCGTCCTCTCagtcagcaaaaaaagaaaaaaaaaaaaaaggggggggtcTCGCAGGAAAATAAAGGAGCATGTTTTCCGCATGCAGAAACTACATACAGAACATTTATGGacaaggggaaaaagaaaacctccCTGAAATATAAAGGTGCAGGAACATAGTGCTGAAGTGTGACACAAGGGACATCAGAAATGCTGAACCGAGGAGCCTGAAAGGACTGCGGATGGGTGAGGTACAGCTTCACAGGAAACGTAATGTGTGCgccaaagagaaaagaaaaaaaaacaccctccaccatttctccaaaagcaacataATCCATCTGAAAAGCACATTGGGCACCAGTGAAAGTAACGGGAGTGCTGTACACAGACGCACTCAGCACTAACACTGACCGTGTGACCAACTCACCAATGATTTCAAGAAAATTTCAATACACAAAGCccattaataataaaatctcatttctttaaataaaatgaatgtaaaggtgTTATATATTCTCAAATGTAAATTCCATAAAcctaaaaaagtgaaaacttaCTCTAACgacaaacaaaattaatgacTAAATGTATACGGACGAAACGCATCCCCTTCTTCTGTCAAGTATTTCgactggagaaaagaaaagaaaaaaaaaaactaaagagaAGGGTCCAAACAGCAATGTGCACGTTTAGTGATGGACCGGAGCCCCACGGAGAAAGCAGAGGACAGGCGTGAGAAACATGGAGCTGGTTGGTCCAGGGAATTACATATCAgcacaaaaataccaaaaaattcCAATTGGTGAATTATCCCCCCCCAAAGACAAAAATTTAAGACATCACTTCTCCTTACGATAcacacttttaaacatttaacagttttttccttttttttttttttttaaacacagtataTCATGTTTCGTAGATTACTTGGATCCTTTTTAATCTGCTGCTTTGTCATCTGTCTTCAGAGCTGCAATGTGCACAGAGTGCAAGACCACATATGAATCATACATCAGGTTACAGAACAAATACTATGCATGCAATACATCCCATTTAGGTACGTGAAATTATGGATTCTCTTGGCCGCCGCCAGCTAGACCTGTCGCTCTTCTCAATGCATCGTTAAAGGGCGGTTATCGGAAAAAACGGTTAATATAACATTTTCCAAGCCTGTACTTGATAGGAACTTGTCCGCAACTTTTGTCAAACCCAAGTTAGACATTACGCTAAGCGCGGTGAAAGATCTGATCGTTCTCAGGCGGGTCCAGGTCGCCTGCAAGAGGATTTCAACAGAAACATGAGGTTGGATGTCTTCATATGGTGCATGGATGCAAGTTACAGCTTTCATTTTCACGTCCTTGTGGATCCTCGCCGTCACGTCAGCGCCGCCTCACCTTCCTCCACCGTCCTCCTCCAGTCCCTCAGGAGCCCTGGTAGTTGGCCTGGAAGCGGGCCGTTTCTTCGAAAATGAgctccttcagcttctccttGGGCAGGTCGTCAAGCTCCATGTTGAAGGTGAAGGGCTCCTCGGCGACGGGCTGCGAGCGCAAACACGGGAACGTGAGCGAGACGATTCAAATGGTGCAGCCGGAGCTGCCGTTCCCATGTCGTAACCATCTCTTTTGGCGCAAGAAATCTCGCAGAGCTGAAATGTCGCCAAGAGACGTCCACACGGCACTATGGTGAGCGTTCGCCACCGAAGCGTTAGCGATAAAAACAAGCAGAACCCAGATAGGAGCAGCGGCAACATCAACAttgcaacatttttcaaagttcttagttatgttgatttttgctTCGATTGCGATTAAAGTTTATAGATACAAAAATAAAGTGTCAGTTTTGGCCACAGAATCCTGCTTTcactatttttatgaaatttgaGAATTTTTGCTCACACACATTAGGAACACCATATTGATAGATTTTAAACTccatttaaccaaaaaaaaatatataaatatatatattctgcaCTGGCACATTCTAGAAAACCATACAAACATAGCCTCCATTGGACAATTCTAGAAGGCAGTAGAACATTCTACAAAGtatgaaaaaacatttcataaagcatcagatcctaaaagggactggaatatttggtgcttggaaccctGTGTGAAAATTAGCTAATTTCAGGAATGTGtcagtttttggaaaaatattccaaAGTACAATCTAATGCCTAAAGTACATTTACTATAAGAAAACTGAATGgataatgcaaaataaattatatatatacatatagagagagagagagagagagagagagagagagagacacacagtaAAACTTTTATGACATTGCATAAGCTCGTTCCTGCACATTGCTGGCAGTGGAGCTCAAAAGATTTCATCTCAGGATATGAAACTACAGAGGTACGAGAGCACGTCTTTCAACGAACACTCTACGATTACAGCCTTTAAAGGCTGCTGCACCGTGTGACTCGGATGGCCGACTAAGTAGTAGCGGTGAATTTCAACATGTGTTCACACAAAGTCTGTAAAACTAACATTAAATctgatttctttaaatgaaatgaatgtaaataaaggtaTTAGAGATTCTCagatgtaaagtaaatgttacTCTAACAACGCAAACAAAACTAATGACAAAGtgcatcacatttattaatttcacttagctgatacttttctccaaagcaacttacagcattaagctgggtaattttttactggagcaatttaggatgagtaccttgatcatggtactacagctagaggtgggatctGAATCTGCCACCTGCCATCTGTTGAAAGTACGTACTGTTCAGTTGGATATTAAgcgtatatatgtatttatatatgttctCAGCCTTTGAAGACATTTCAATTCTGAGAAGAGCTCAGTTACAGTATTGTTTGTATAGGGACTCAAGTTGAAATTAAGCAAAATATGTTTCAGCTATAAGGAGGGACTAGTTTTGTTAGCTAGTGCCCATTTCTCAAGTGCAAGCATGGTAACAAGCCATCCTGTCGGTACAAGACCTCTGGTGAGGAGCACAGGAAGATGACGGGATACCTCATCGGAGGGGTCGTAGTACTGCTCGAGGTAAGGGTGAGCGAGAGCCTCTTCCACCGTGATTCGCTTGATGGGGTTGAAGGTCAACATGCGGTCCAACAAATCCAGAGCTGAAACGGAAAAGGGGCCCAAATCAGAGCGGCGCACACGTGGCCTGTGGCGAGAAGCCGGAACCGCACAAAATACCGAACTTTTGCACTGTCAACTCCACACCGAGTACATTATGATACACGTAGGTGGAGTGTGTACTGAAGGTGTGTGCGAGGTGTTACTGGAGAGGGAGCAAACCATGCGTTCCAAGACTTCGAAGCAGGGGATacacaacagaacaaacaaaagagAAGCTACATAAATCACTAGTTATACTACTATATACGGGCCGCTGGTAGCGCAacgcttagagctgctgcctttggacctaacgGTTCcatgttcaaatctcacctctaactaatacccttgagcaatgcacCGACTtaaaattggtccagtaaaattactcaggtaAGCGGCTTAACACGTCAATAACAACGCAACACGTGTCAATTTTCACATTGATGATTAAAGTTTATAGAAATaacactagttcttctagagtgtcataTTTCGTTTGGTACTTCAGAGGCACTGGAAGATTTATAGAAGGCACCAGAAttttctagaaagtaccaaaacgtTCTataaagcatcagatcctaaaaggtaccgaaacatttggtgcttggaacccggtgccaaacTTTGCCagaatttgctaatttcaagaacgtggaatatttttctgaaaaaaatgacacataGTACGAACAAACGCCAAAAGTGGGATTAAtcgaacaaaataaaatgtgacattgCGTTATGAATTCAAACCAACTGAATAGGACATGACAATCTGGCTGAATTTTTAGAATCAGTTACACCAGCTGATATGAAATGAGTAGTAAATATGCTTGaggaaaatatttaagaaagaaaaagtcaGTACTTGATTTAACCACTTTCACGGGTGAAAAAGTATAAGTAACCGATCCGCGAACCCCGCGCTCTCAGAAACTCGGACTGAGCCAGCAGCAGAGTTACTCCAAAACCCCACGCCGAGAAAAGGTGGCATTCGCTCCGGGACaggtgtgcgcgcgcacacacacacacacacacacacacacacacgcacgcacgctgcCCAAACGCCGTGCGGCGAACGCGATCCGCGTTCCCGAATGCCGCACGTTCACCTTTGCTGTCGGCCTTGGGGAACAGTTTGTTCCACGGGATGCTGGGTTTCTGGGGCAGAGACTGCAGGTAGTTCCTGGCCTTCATGTTGATGATGCAGTTCAGGTCGTCCTGTGATGGGGAGCCAAGGATGCCTGGCAGAGGGAACAACTGTTCGTTAACAACACAATGCAACAACAGAATACCGAGAAGGGAACGTATGACAACGGCGGTAGACGATCGTgggcccccccctcccccggctcGGTGCATTTACCAAGAATGTGGTTCAGCTGGTCCAGGTAGTGCTTCCCTGGGAAAATGGGTCTGTTGGAGAGCATCTCCGCCAGAATGCAGCCCACCGACCAGATATCGATGGACTTGGTGTAGCCCTAGGGAGCGGCAAGACAAAGCGGGACGTCACACCGCGAAGCATCGCAGCTTTTCAACGCTCGAGCACTCTTTGCGCAGGGTAAAGGCACTAGGACGACAACAGTAATTTGAATCATAAGCTTACATTATTTTAACCGTGTTGTTACTTTGTTTCCATAAGTTCAGGGCAAAATTTTGCAGAAACAACCAGGTATAGGAAAAAActaagggggattcaaacccgtgcaGCGTGCCTCACAAAATAAACAAGTGCGTGAGTGATGCGGAAAACCATGTTTGTACCTTCGAGTTGAGCATGATCTCTGGGGCGCGGTACCAGCGCGTGGCCACGTACTCCGTCAGGAAGCCTGTGTGATCGTGCTCCGGGTCGGCGATCCGAGCCAACCCGAAATCACAGATCTAACACcgagaaagaaaacaagaggAGATTGTGAGTGAAAGTCAAGAccggaagaagaaaaaacatactgtataaatagggtAATATTTGGGGCAGCTGGGAGCaaagtgcttagagctgctgctgccttgggacccaaaggtcgcaggttcgaagccccctcagctgtagtacccttgagcaaggtacttaccctgaattgcaccagtaaaattatccagctgtttacataattgtaaatagattaacactgcaagttactttggagaaaggtgtcagatacaGCTGTTTTAACAATAATGCTGCAACATCAATTTTGAGTTTACACTGAATGAAaagcatatatattatatagttaCTAGTGAAAGTTCTGGGCTATCACTTAAAGTCAAAATTGTGTGTGATAAGGTGAAATTAGTAAAAAGGCAATTATACATCATTCATCCATGTGTACATATCTTTATGGTTAATATAAAACAGCACTTGGGGAATTGCAAGTTATAACAAAGTCGATCAGAAGGGAACTCCATCATGAAGCGGGAAGCACCTGCAACCAGAAATCTGGCAACAATCTTTTAAAAACGTCAGGCCAGGCACAGACTACGACACTTAAAACTGGGGAAAATACGTGCGACAGCGACCCAAAGAACCCGCAGCTGTACCAACACGCATTTTTAACGTGCCGCGATCGTCGGCGCTTTACGAAGTTCGAACAAAACCGGCGGCGTGGAATGTCAAGGCACAAAAACGACCACAAAGATCTGAAATGTATTCAC includes:
- the gdpd3b gene encoding lysophospholipase D GDPD3 isoform X1 codes for the protein MTDLDMLWKVLYYVFPALGGYILTSLYLLKNPHILHKKKRPAFNSRHVSHRGGAGERIESTMEAFTHAVNEGTEMLELDCHLTRDGHVVVSHDENLLRQTGHDVHISSLNLESLPLYKERLEVTFHKGYYSTGKDRQFVLLEDLFEKFPNVPVNIEIKEDNDLLIRKVSSLVKQYKREAITVWATEQSKIMKKCRNVNPAMPYMFTVSRGLQLLLLYYSGLLPFVPLGESFLQFYLPQVINRTYIPDSPVLRNGLVISLIEKLTMRKNLFQHLVKRGLQVAGNFHVGLCTQILLPSALLPHAKETLLDMDPTLTPSIQFSPLALT
- the gdpd3b gene encoding lysophospholipase D GDPD3 isoform X2, giving the protein MTDLDMLWKVLYYVFPALGGYILTSLYLLKNPHILHKKKRPAFNSRHVSHRGGAGERIESTMEAFTHAVNEGTEMLELDCHLTRDGHVVVSHDENLLRQTGHDVHISSLNLESLPLYKERLEVTFHKGYYSTGKDRQFVLLEDLFEKFPNVPVNIEIKEDNDLLIRKVSSLVKQYKREAITVWATEQSKIMKKCRNVNPAMPYMFTVSRGLQLLLLYYSGLLPFVPLGESFLQFYLPQVINRTYIPDSPVLRNGLVISLIEKLTMRKNLFQHLVKRGLQVHLFVCNKEMDIAAAFAVGATGVMTDYPSLLSDYLRKHPIC